From a single Zygotorulaspora mrakii chromosome 2, complete sequence genomic region:
- the THI4 gene encoding thiamine thiazole synthase (similar to Saccharomyces cerevisiae THI4 (YGR144W); ancestral locus Anc_5.141), translating to MSATQTATQTDNATSQLQLNATPIRHALSDIVHEEDWSDFKFAPIRESTVSRAMSSRYFKDLDKHAVSDVIIIGAGSSGLSAAYVIAKNRPDLTITILEANVALGGGGNLGGQLFSAMIMRKPSHLFLNELEIPYEDEGDYVVVKHAALFTATIAAKVLSFPNVKLFNATAVEDLVTRPKGSNGEVTVAGVVTNWTLVTMAHGLQSCMDPNVIELSGYQDDGTRDMSQKHGVVLSTTGHDGPFGAFSAKRIVAIDKNKKLGGMKGLDMNRAEAGVVKNAGKYQGVDSMYFAGMEVAELHGCNRMGPTFGAMAVSGIKAAEEILKHFS from the coding sequence ATGTCAGCAACTCAAACAGCCACTCAAACAGATAATGCAACCTCTCAGTTACAGCTGAATGCTACCCCAATCAGACATGCTCTGTCAGACATTGTTCACGAGGAAGACTGGTCTGATTTTAAGTTTGCACCAATTCGTGAATCCACTGTCTCTCGTGCTATGTCCTCTCGTTATTTCAAGGATCTGGACAAACATGCCGTTTCAgatgttattattatcgGAGCTGGTTCGTCAGGACTCTCTGCTGCTTATGTCATAGCAAAGAATAGACCTGATCTGACAATTACGATCTTGGAGGCAAATGTCGCACTCGGTGGCGGTGGTAACTTGGGAGGCCAACTCTTCTCCGCTATGATTATGAGAAAGCCATCACATCTGTTCTTGAACGAATTGGAGATCCCATATGAAGATGAAGGTGACTATGTTGTTGTAAAGCATGCAGCCTTGTTCACTGCTACAATTGCAGCAAAAGTATTGTCTTTCCCAAATGTTAAATTGTTCAACGCCACTGCTGTCGAAGATTTGGTAACCAGACCAAAGGGTTCAAATGGCGAAGTCACTGTTGCTGGTGTTGTCACTAATTGGACCTTAGTTACTATGGCTCACGGTTTACAAAGTTGTATGGATCCTAACGTGATTGAATTATCTGGATACCAAGATGATGGCACTCGTGATATGTCTCAAAAGCATGGTGTTGTCCTATCGACCACTGGTCATGATGGTCCATTCGGTGCCTTCTCTGCAAAGAGAATCGTCGCCATTgataagaataaaaaacttGGAGGTATGAAAGGCCTAGACATGAATAGGGCCGAAGCTGGTGTTGTCAAAAATGCAGGCAAATATCAAGGTGTTGATTCAATGTATTTTGCGGGGATGGAAGTTGCGGAATTGCATGGTTGTAACAGAATGGGCCCTACTTTCGGTGCTATGGCAGTCAGTGGTATCAAAGCAGCTGAGGAGATCTTGAAACATTTTTCCTAA